TTGCCTAATGTGTAaaagcagcaaaggaatttgatGGAAGTTAAGAagttggaaggaaggagggagggaaagagactgCCACTTTCTATGGGGTTACACCCCTTGTCAAAGAGGGCTCCCTgtagtttaattaattaatttcctgaggctggggttaactgacttgcccagggtcacacagctaggaagtgttaagtgtctgagagcggatttgaactcgggtcctcctgaattcagggctggtgttctatccactgcaccacctagctgccccccgaCCCTGCAATTTATTTAGCTGGACAGGTGACAGATGAAACTAGGGTTAGAACAGAATCTCTCAACTAGGTCGATAGTGTCTGTTCAGTTTTGTAGAAGAATCCAGCAGAGGACCCTCAACATTAATCCTTGTGATGTTGTTCCTGTGATTTATCCCGCATCCCTAGCTCCATAAatccctgggggaaaaaaaagttccatcCGCTGGGAGAGCTGTGTTTGACAAGCTCTGGCTAAACTTGCCCATGATCTATGTCTGGGTGGGGGGGCGTGGGGGGTggcagatgggggaggggagatccATCTTTGCCCACCTTTTCCGCACATTCCTCCCAAGATACAATTACAATTTTATTAAGACAGTCTAAATTCGGGGAAGCACGGGGCGGGGGAGGGTTTGAATCCCACTTTTGTCACGTGTGTGACCTTGAGCCCGGCACTTCTCGGAGTCTGATTTCTCTTCTGTTTAAATGAGGCAACCTCTAGCTTGCCTTCCAAGTACCCGACCTTATAATACGTGGGGTCTGTTCCTAGGTCAATCCGTCCACAAGCACTTACCGAGAGATTAAAAAAAGCCGGTCACAGAGctgagcaaaaaacaaacaaacaaaacccccacAGTCCCTGCCCTCGGGGAGCCCACATTCTGACTCGGGAGAGACGAGAGATTTTTGGAACAAAAAACTAGCTTCCTGCGGTTATCTCCGCGCTGTTTACGTGGGGTCCTGAGGCAAGGTGGGCTTCAGTACGGTGCCCTCCCAGGCCAgtgcccttccccctccccccactgctTCTCGGGGTAGGGGTGGGGTGCTCGGTGAAAAGCGGGCCTGGGGTCCCCTACCTCGGGGGACCAGACCGAAGAGCGCATTCAGAGcattccagttctttctttccccttatcTCCTCCCCCACTCCGTCTTCCCAGCACACACCCACTCCCCCTACACTCTGACACCCGCGCGCGCGTTTGGGAGCAGGAAAGGAGACCCACTCCCCGCCATCCACACACGACACGCACGCCCTCGAGGCCACCCCAGCTTCCTGCGAGCCCCGCGCTGTCCAATAGCCTCGGGGCAGGGCAAGCTGAGCAAGCCGGGACAGCCCAGCCCGGGTCCCCGCCCTGTTCCCGGTTCCTTCGCCCGGGTAATCCATGGGGCCCGGGGCCGGGCCTTTATATGCCTCCTGAGCCGCCCGGCGCCGCGGCTCTCCTTTCCACCTTCAGTCCTCCCGCAATAGCCCCATTAGCTGCAGCAGCGGCAAAAGCGGCAGGAGCTGCTCGCGGGCacgggggaggaaaggaaggggagggccGCAGCCCGCCAGCACCGCTTCCCAGCCTTGCTCCCCATTCCTGCCCCCCAATCCTTCCCCTCGGCCCCTCTTGCCAGGTCAGCGCcaagtgtgtgtgtgcgtgtatttGTGAGTTGCGCGTGTCTGGGTGTGGGTGCGCGCGCGCGCGCCCGTCCGCCAGCGCTGCGCCCGCAGAAGCCCCAGCTGTGAGCGCCGGAGCCCGGCTCCGAACCTgggtctccccctcccccaggcagCGGAACCCGGGtatccccccttcccctccccttttcccttcccccggGCCCCCCGGCTCCCGCGGCTGTGCAACAAGATGGCGGGATCGGTGGCCGAGAAAGACGAGGTGGTGAGTGTGGCAGGGCGCaccggagggagggagggagggaaggagacgcGGCCCCCTGCCCAACCCCGGGCGCCCAGCTGCTGGGGCCGGAGCCGCGGGAACTGCCCCCGCCGAGGCGATTTGCTGGAGGTGGCAGGGAGGGGGGCGTTTGATTTGCAACTCCCCCcctcctctttatgggggaaGTCCCTGGATCCCGAATACCTGTTAGCTGGAGCTGGAGCTGCATGCAGACGGCCCGCAGTAGCGCGGCCAGGATCGAAGGGAAGGCGGTGGGGATGGGGGTAAAGAGACGGTAGCCCGGGCTGGCCCGGGGCTGGCCCCGGCCCGGAGACGGTGAGGCGGGGACTAGAGTGGGGAGAGCCTACTCCCCGCCAGCCCCAGGACCGTCCCAGTGCTCCCCTCCCACCCGCCAGGTGCTAGGTGAGAGCCGATGGGCGTTAGGGAGAGTGTGCGCGCACGTGCGGGTGGGCTTCATCCACACGTCGGAGCATTCCCCTTTCTGTAGGGGTTTGGCGCCGaggcctgcctgcctgcctgcctgcggGAAGCGGAGAGTTTCCTCGCCAGGTAGAGCGCGGCCTCGTCCCCAGGCTGGCCGGAGTTTGAGGTGAGACCAGGGCCTCCCCCGCCCCTCCTCAGGTAAAGGTTTTGCCGTGGCAAGCCCGAGAGAATTTGAACTGGACTCGTGATGAAGCCTTGAATCTGAGCAGCATCCGTGGGACTTCCCATTTAAGTTGGTTTTGTGGGACTTTGGATTGAGTTGGACCTGGAAACGTTCAGAGCCTGCTTCAAGGACATCCTTCTCGAGCCCTCCCCCGACTCccctttttaaaagtacataagagatggaagaagaggTAGAATCTCCAAGGCCAGCTGGAGAGGGATGCCCAGCCTTGATTGTGGTTCCCCGGTCTGCCCTTCGCCTGATTCTCCTTCCACCTCCCACCAAAGACTTCTGAAAGTGAATCGTTTGTGTTTCTATTTTTAGAAATTAGAGGATGGGCATTTAAACAACTCCTTGGGATCTCCTTGCCAAACAGATGTGTACTTTCCAAGACTGgtaaataattttgtttcatgTTCTTTTGCCCCCCTCCccgcctcttttttttttttttttttttttgtctgtttccttcGTGGACTAGTTCCTTAAGCCTTGAAGAATAGGCTCTTCCCCAGATAGTTCACCAACCTTCTGTTATCTTTTTTGCTATTTCCAGATAGTACCATTTTGTGGGCATATTAAAGGAGGGATGAGGCCAGGCAAGAAGATCTTAGTGATGGGGATCGTAGACCTCAACCCTCAGAGGTAAGCCTTAATTCAATCAAATATCTTGGTTAGTTTGGCTGaactgcttttatttttcctgcttttataaattttgttatgaAGATGGGATAGGGGCACAgtttttatgtttataaataaaGGTGATGGTATAAAAAAGaccaaagatatcaataaaagtaAGATTTCAAGTCACCAGAATCACTGTTTCTCAGGGGATGTTGATGGGAGTGCCTAGCAGAGAAATaaatctcttctccccttccaaCTTTGTGGTTTGGTGCTTCTCTTCCTTCTGGATACATTTCCTGCCAAGGAAATGCCAAGAAAGTACCATGTTCCCATGAAAAGAATTTGTGTGAATCCCACCCATCATTTCTGCAAACAGCTATTTTTATCAGgaattataaatatagatacacatTTTCCCTTTGACCCATAGAGGGGGTTAAGATCCTTTCATCATTCTTTTATGTGTTGTATGAAGCCAGGACAAGTCTTAAGGAATCCACACCACCAAAATTCAATGAAAGCCAAAGACAGCAAGTTATTGTTTCCATAGTCAACCTCTGGAACTGTTTCTGATTTCTGAAAATTATAGCTGTTCTGGATTAGAGTGGATAGAGGAAGTGCCTTTGGGGGCAGGGGAAAAGgttggggaaagagggagacGCTCCCTTCAAAGGGAATAACAGAAATATGGATAATTGAAAAAGCAACATCCAAATTCCTAATTTTAATCCTTCTCCTTCTagtaaatttttctttccctacctCTGCAGGCGGCTTGCACAATTGACATAGAAATTTTAAGAACCTGAATAATCTAGAAAGGATGTGAGATTATCCATTTTCACCTTAGATAAGGATGGTTCTGTTGGTCTTTCAGTTTCGAGATCAGTTTGACATGTGGAGACTCCAAAGACCCTCCTGCAGATGTGGCCATTGAACTTAAAGCAGTATTTACAGATAAACAGCTTCTCAGAAATTCATGTATATCAGGAGAAAGAGGTGAAGAACAATCAGcaattccttattttcctttcatcCCAGACCAACCATTTAGGGTGAGTCCAAAGAACCAACATTTGTCTGGGGGGGGTCGAGAATATCTAAGCTACTGACATTTTCTGCACATTCAGGAAATAGGCTTCCTAAGAGTTGTAAATATTTAAAGGGGTAAGTATTGTATATTAATGCTTGCAATAGTAACTATCTGTTTGTGAAATAATTTGGATGGACCCCAAGAACCccagaaataaatatatgtagtaTTAGAAATAGATTGTattacaacacacacacatccccacACAGCtccttctatttacttttttgcatatttctacttttctttaggAATTGTTGATTATTATTTCACTAGCATATTTATTACTGCTTGTCCTATAGTCTGTGTCCTTAGGACTGGACAAAGGAATGACAGGATAATACAGCCCTTTCTCTTCCCAGTGTTGTGGTTTAATATGTGGGAAGTGAATGATAAAAAGTTTTGTGTTGCCTCTTGTTAGCATGTGTCCCATAGCTACTATTTAAAAGTTCCATATCACATGTACTGTAATTATGCAAAACTCTCATTGACCTCTTAAGGGCTGTCCTTTTGTATGAGCAGTGAGCTAGTGCCGTTCGAAGTATCCTGAATCTAGAGTTAGGAAGTCTTGGGTTCAcctccagcctcagacattcattgtgtgaccttgagaaagtctcaacttccccatatgtaaaatgggaataataacaacatttcccaagattgttgagaggatcaaatgagataaccttTGCAacatgttttgcaaactttaaaatgtgacatataaatgctagctattatatcattattataagCTCATCCTGGATAAAATTTTGCCCTAATTCTATACTGCTCCTgattacttatctataaaatgccaTACatgtttatgaaaaaataattgccTCTTCCCATCTTAAAAATAGAGGCAAAACAGTATAGTAGACAAgaaagcctgggttcaaatcctacttttaaTATTTGCCAGTGTGACCaaatgcaaatcatttaacctctcttggcttcagtttccttatctgtaaaatagagataatatataattatagtacCTACTTCTTAAGATGTGTTCTGAGCACTAACTGAGAGGATGTGAAATAGGACTTTTGCAAATTTAAAACTGTGTCAATGACAGTAGTCACCTATTCATCTGCCACATGTGGGATCGTGGCCAGCATGAGGAATCCCAGAATGTGGCTTCTAGATGGGAGTAGCTAAAGCTTCTTgaccaacattttaaaatatctcaacaGTAAATTAAATTAGAATTGGGGCCTTCTATGTTAATATTAATTAGATGTGACTAATGTCATGTGTGGAGTCTTTCCTTATGGTGAACACCTATCTCTTAATAAACATGTACCAAGAGGCCATTAATTATAACCTGTGGTAAATAAGGTATagctaagaaagaaagaatgaagccTTAATGTTTGCAACCTGGAAACAGGATGTTTGTTTGACAAAGGCCTGATGATAATGTATGCAAGATGCTTTGCAACttgtaggtgttatataaatgtcaactattctTATTATAAGTTGGTATAATAAGAATTGACATGTCAACTTCTGGCCAAGTAATAGAATCATTTCATTTCTGAAGGAAGCTCCTAATAAAATCAGTAACATAAATGTGGTAGGTAAGCAGTAGTGGCATTAAATACCATACCATATTCCTGCCAAGGGCTTCATCATTTCCTGGGTGTCAGGTatttgaaggcaaaaaaaaaaagttgtaagtCTATAAAATGTGCCTATTGCTTTCCtagaaattacaaaattatatgTTAGGCCAAAATCATTGAAGTTATGTATTTAATTcactattttgttttccccaggtGGAAATTCTTTGTGAACACCCACGATTTAGAGTATTTGTGGATGGACACCAACTTTTTGATTTTTACCATCGAATTGAAACACTGTCCTCAATTGACACAATAAAGATCAATGGAGACCTTCAGATCACTAAACTTGGCTGACCTTGGTGCCCAGATCATCGTCCCTATTTCATATAGGAACAGATGCCATCCTGGATTGTCTAGAAGTGCTATCCTACCAGGATATGgagacttaaaaacaaaacagacaaactaAAAGACAAGCTTCCCAGTCTCTTCTCTGTGTGCAGTTTAAACCCAAAATGAGGACTTGAACCATGGCTTACCCTCATGAAGAAAGCTTTGGGGTAACAGACACTGAACCGTTTGTCCTGGAACAAAGTAATACATTTATGCTGGATTTTGTTCCTATCAAACTAGAATGAGTTTGGGGTCTTTTGTGGTTTGGGACTAAATTGGCAGCAGTATATTCATCTTCCCTTTACAGAAGAATGTCTACAAACAAAAgtgctaaataataataataattttaaacacGGTACAcagaaaagttttcttttgtgCAACCATTGTTTCTGCACTGAAGTAGATTCATGTAGCACAACCAATAACATTTTAGTCAGGGTATTTACATAGAATGTAGGTTGTTCAAGTTTTTTGCACAGCATAATACAGTTTTTAAAGCTTTCttgtagtttatttatttatactcagtatatgtattagaaaaataagcaattttATTGAGTACAGAGAACAGTGAGTCATGAAATTTTGAATGTACAAATAACTTAGGTCCATGAGATAAAGtaaacttttatcatttttggAACACATACAATTCTCTTTGAATAATTGAGTTCTGGTGGTGTCCTTTACACCCCTAAAATTAAGCTCCTTTGGAATAGTTGCTATTAATACTCTGGGGGGGTGAGGCTTTGCAGtaatttaagtaaaattatttcccatgcTATTGGTCATTACATTTAACTACATTTATATTGATTTTGCTCCTTTCTGTGAATCAACATGATACATAATAGGGCTTTCCAAAGGATAAATTCCTATGTTTTCCTGGAATTTATACTACGGCTCATTATATAATTGTTCAATTAATTGAAAATACTTATAAAGTGAttgcaaagacaatttttttaaaagtactttacaGGGACATTCagcttatgatgaagagagtgTTTGTGACATGATAGATAGCAAATTAAGATTACCAAGAGAACATTCTGGGTTTTGAAATAAGGTTAACAATGTTTATGCTGTACTAACAACAGCTGCCAAATTTCAGAGTTCAGAACACAGGTCTCCTTTCTTTTATCACTCTTAGCCATTTCCCTAACCAGTGCCTCCTCTGCTCTGGCTCATCCGTTCCAGACTGACAGAATTGATTATCGTCTGTCTCTATTGATTCGTGCAGGGGGAAAGACTAGGATTGAGGTTGGATCCCAACcaagtaattttatttcaaagGGTTAATTAACACTGTCAAATTTGAGTGTGGATAGTTTTAGGCCCAGCAGAATTTTGGTACGATGAGCTGGCTGAGCTGATAAACAGGCTTGGTTTCTCCAGGGAGAGGTTTATGAAGGGAAGGTGTAAGACTCGAGTTTCACCTTCCTAGGCTGTGCTGGTGGCATTGGTTAGAACTTCAGCTTTAATAAGTGTCCCTGAGAGAGCAGAGTGTGGCGTAGGAGGAGCTGGAGGACTGCATTTTGACTCCCACTCTGCTATTTGTGTGGCCTTGGGTTCTTATCTGGCCATAATGAGGGGTTGTTGGACCATATGGATGATGATCTATATGATCCCCTCTAACTCCAAAATGTAATGATCCTAAGAGTGGCTGGGGGGTGGGGtaggggtaggggtgggggaggtatatttatatatagttcaGATTTTGTTGGTAGAATACTGAGTCTTGTTACAGTCATGTTTGCTTTTTAGTTATTTACACAGCATGCAGACAAGGAAATGACCAGGTTATTTCCATTTGTCAAAAGAAGGTAGACAGTGTTTCAATACCAAagtacaatcttttaaaaaaaaaatctttctttaaaaaatgaaagaaaatcacaATTGTGAGGTTTGAGGATTTTTCCCCATCTCAGAAAGTGTCTAACACAGTCTCCCTGTGTTCTATAAGATTCTTTATCTCCCCTCGGATTCACTTTGCTCTGAAGAGTTTTGCATACTAGTTTGTTTCTACTGCTTTGATCAACTTTTCTCACCTTTGATAAGTATAAACCCACATAATTCTGAAGAGAGTTTGTAGCCAGAAATCTATTTATAGCATCAATGGGCTCTGCTCATCATTAAATCATCACTTTTAGAAGGTAGCCCACCAGCTACATAATTCAGCAGAAAATAGAGGGCACTTAAGTGTAAGGCTGAAAACAATTCAATTCTGCCTACTTATCACTGAACCAATTAACAGGTCTTTAGACAGCTTAACAGCAAAGGTACAGTGTTAACCCTTTCATTTCAATGTAGAGAGGGCCTTGAGAGTTCATAATAAGCCTTCTCAGGAATGCATGTTAGCTGTGAAGAGAACTTGATTCAAGTGCTGCTAAACTGTAAGATGAATAATGCtgtggttttattcatttttttagctacaacttaaaaataattttcacctCTCATCCTTCTGTGAGGTCTAAGATGAGAAATGAAGATGAGAAAGTATAATTTAAAACTTCACAAGAAAATGTAGGCAGTTACTGAACCAGAGCTCTCATTCCCAACATGATTAAAATCATCCCAAATAATCAAAATTAGTctattcaaagacaaaataagtTTTACCAGTGGTCCTTATCCTTCTTTATGTCATGGACCACTGGCAGTTTAGTGAAACTTAGggactcctcagaataatttttaaaaacataaaataaagtagaaagtattagaaaaaaaaaaagaccatttgtattgaaataaaataagtatttttaaaaacaagtttacaAATCCCTGAGTTAAAACTCCTGCTTTAGACaatctcttgtttctttcttacAATATTGTGTCCATCAAACGGAACTGAAATGGGTGTCCACTCCTTGAGTTTTCtaaggaatttatcttttttttgttgttgttgttttggacGTATTTCTAGTAAAGGTAACCTATAGAACTCCTTATAAGGTTCCTTCATAAAATTGAtataatgattttcattttattcaaatcATCCTCCCCCCAaagcaaaaaagggaaagagatatgTTGCCTTGACTGAAACAGCCTTGACATTCTTAAACATTCATTTTGAGATAGTATTCCTATAAGAGATTTTCAAAGAAACACTTTCTTATTTTCTGCGTGGTGTAAAATGTTGCTAAATGTGTTATCTTTATGTCACTGCTGAAAATTATTTGCACTAAAATAAAAGAGCATTTTGTACAAAGCATTTTTCACATCTTCTAATTTACCTTAAGTTCCAAGTGTAGCAACCAATATTCCATACTCCTCTTTCTGAAATCTCCAACCCTTACTCAGTTGATAGTGATTTATCTATGTTAGCAAACTGGTCAGAGGCTAGTGTTTTAAGGAGAGAAAAGTATGTTAAAGGGAggtaagtttttttgtttgtttgtttgttttaaataaggATCTCCATTGCTCATAAAAATGGCCAACACTGA
The DNA window shown above is from Sminthopsis crassicaudata isolate SCR6 chromosome 2, ASM4859323v1, whole genome shotgun sequence and carries:
- the LGALSL gene encoding galectin-related protein, which translates into the protein MAGSVAEKDEVKLEDGHLNNSLGSPCQTDVYFPRLIVPFCGHIKGGMRPGKKILVMGIVDLNPQSFEISLTCGDSKDPPADVAIELKAVFTDKQLLRNSCISGERGEEQSAIPYFPFIPDQPFRVEILCEHPRFRVFVDGHQLFDFYHRIETLSSIDTIKINGDLQITKLG